The segment CAAAGCCTTTCTATTTCAAGAATTTATTGCCTCAAGCTATGGAAAAGATATGCGCCTGCATGTTGTCGGAGATAAAGTTGTAGCTGCGATGAAGCGACATGCAGCTGATGATTTCCGTTCAAACGTTTCCGCTGGTGGAACGATGGAAGCATACCACCCAACTGATCAGGAAAAGAAACTAGCCATTGCAGCCACGAAAGCAATAGGAGCTGATTTTGCTGGAGTGGATCTGTTATACGGACCTGATCAATCCGCCTTAATCTGTGAGATAAACTCCAATGCGCATATTCGAAATATGTATGACTGTACCGGGATAAATGTGGCTGATTATATTATGAACTATATTCTAAAGAAGAATTGAGGTGCTTACATGCATGCATGGTTAATTTACAGCAGGAAAGACGTTGATCAAAACAGCGCTTATATTGATTGGTTTATCAAAGAAGCTGCGTATCAGCATATATCACTTGAATTAGTCCTCCGGGAAGAAATAACGATTGGTGTACAGGATCATCAACGAATCATTAAACGAAATGGAAAAACCGTCTCTAAACCAGCCTTTGCCATTGTACGCACCATTGAACCGTTATTAAATTTACACCTGGAAACTTGTGGTCTCACCGTTTTTAATTCAGCTGATGTATCTCGCGTCAGTAACGATAAAGCATTAACCCACCATCATATGATAGATCTTGATGTTCCGATGGTTGATACGTTTTTTTTCAAAAAAGATGTAATACCGAATTCACCGCCTATTCCCTATCCGTTAGTCATAAAAGAAGCAGCTGGCAGGGGTGGAAATCAGGTTTATTATATAGAAAGTGAACAAGTGTGGCTCGATTGTATGTCAACCATACGTGGTGATTACGTTATCCAGTCATCTCACGTACAGCTGGGGAAGGATCTACGCGTGTTTGTGGTGGGAAAAGAAATTATTGGTGCGATCTTGCGGGAAAATAGCCAGGATTTCCGGGCCAATTTTAAACTTGGTGGCTCCGCCCGGTTGTATGAACTTCAAGAGGAGGAACTGGCTATAATAAACAAAATTATAAGTCAATTTAATTTTGATATGGTAGGTATAGACTTTTTAATCGGCTTAAATGGAGAATTACTCTTTAATGAAATAGAAGATGTGGTAGGATCAAGAACATTGAGTGCAGTTAGTAATGCAAATATTTTAGAAAAATATGTAGCCCATATAAAAT is part of the Virgibacillus sp. NKC19-16 genome and harbors:
- a CDS encoding ATP-grasp domain-containing protein; protein product: MHAWLIYSRKDVDQNSAYIDWFIKEAAYQHISLELVLREEITIGVQDHQRIIKRNGKTVSKPAFAIVRTIEPLLNLHLETCGLTVFNSADVSRVSNDKALTHHHMIDLDVPMVDTFFFKKDVIPNSPPIPYPLVIKEAAGRGGNQVYYIESEQVWLDCMSTIRGDYVIQSSHVQLGKDLRVFVVGKEIIGAILRENSQDFRANFKLGGSARLYELQEEELAIINKIISQFNFDMVGIDFLIGLNGELLFNEIEDVVGSRTLSAVSNANILEKYVAHIKSEMNKRNSRKLT